In Paraburkholderia sprentiae WSM5005, a genomic segment contains:
- a CDS encoding DUF748 domain-containing protein — protein sequence MASLNKTSLASSMRSVRAVAQSHRTRRILVGLLIVVVVFGLLGFFAAPPLIRHIASQQLSKQLDRPASIGRIALNPYTLRFEADNVHIGERGGAGEFVDISRLIVKPSWSSLFRGAPIVDEVQVDSPRFHIVRLDAQHFNFTDLIEKFANQPAKPNSKPTQFSVSNIRVENGQISFDDRLLGTSHVIDQWKLGIPFIATLPSKTDIFVEPLLRARIDGNSQLAIDGRTKPFAASRESEVSLRFDELDVPKLVSYLPSKLPVIVQSGKLSTDLKLNFEMSNDTPSLRVAGTVDLNDVDVRDQSKAPFFAARAVHVAAASLEPLKSVYHFDDIRIDAPGASLARDKDGVLSVEHMFASAPQTTAAKETTDANANAKTAAAKAAPPFDLAIKRFTIDDGTVNVRDEAASRPVETGLQNLAVTLTDFSTLAPTPAHYTLKTNLKDGAGSLAADGTVGLAAKTASAKLDLKSLKLPPLQPYLDTATSAQALDGALSATANINANWSKSPMALTVADTQLDMQTVKLAARGDKTPAIALAQGSVVVKQVDVAARTADVTSVDVTGLSVDAQRLKDGSINLSTLAGAHQQATERTAIHAAKKAQAEGPAWRYKIGELTLKDASADFTDNTTPRPVKLSFSPVQLKVRQISDDLSRPLPVDLQATLNKKGTLAVKGDVTATPLKLAVKLNANQLDAAAFEPYFGSNLNATLASALLNANGDLAVTQAKSLKANFRGDMALVAVRMLDKVTSAPFAGWGSLALSNLKADYDEHGTVVDAGRATFSKFYGRVLLDAQGKLNLNDVVAHEGGTPPIPLTPPAVSEAVAASAPVAASAPTPRTAAAAPVATVTAAKPPQSPVKLHFGQLVLQQGRVTYTDNFVKPNYTANLVGIQGTIGAFGTESITPAPVDVAAKLAANGPLTIRGTVNPLIAKPALDLTATAHDIELTNLTPYSAKYAGYPITKGKLNVDLHYKLENDQLNANNHLFIDQLTFGDHIDNDTATKLPVRFAISLLKNSRGEIDVNLPVSGSLSNPEFSIGGLIWHAVLNLLEKAVTAPFSLIAHAVGGNGEELGYVEFEAGSATLTDADKQKLDTIVKALADKPSIRMDLIGRVDPKVDEPALRTRYVDQMVKRQKIKDAVGNGQSVDLSTVTVDQQEYDKYLAKAYKSTDFKKPRNFIGITKTLPDDDMKTALAAHAPVDDASLRQLAQQRAQSVQQYLQGKIDSSRVFIVAPKMNADDIKDKGATTRVDFGLK from the coding sequence ATGGCAAGCCTCAATAAAACATCGTTAGCCTCCTCCATGCGGTCCGTGCGAGCAGTCGCGCAGTCGCACCGTACGCGACGGATTCTCGTCGGTCTGCTGATCGTCGTCGTCGTGTTCGGCCTGCTCGGCTTTTTCGCGGCGCCGCCGTTGATTCGCCACATCGCGAGCCAGCAACTGAGCAAGCAGCTGGACCGGCCGGCGTCGATCGGCCGCATCGCGCTCAACCCGTACACCCTTCGTTTCGAAGCCGACAACGTGCATATCGGCGAGCGCGGCGGCGCGGGCGAGTTCGTCGATATTTCGCGGCTCATCGTGAAGCCGTCGTGGAGTTCACTGTTTCGCGGCGCGCCGATCGTCGACGAAGTGCAGGTCGATTCGCCACGCTTTCATATCGTTCGCCTCGATGCGCAGCACTTTAATTTCACCGACCTGATCGAGAAGTTCGCGAATCAGCCGGCAAAACCGAACAGCAAACCGACGCAGTTCTCCGTCTCCAACATTCGCGTCGAAAACGGCCAGATCAGCTTCGACGACCGACTGCTCGGCACGAGCCACGTGATCGATCAATGGAAGCTCGGCATTCCGTTTATCGCGACTCTGCCGTCGAAGACCGATATCTTCGTCGAGCCGCTGCTGCGCGCGCGCATCGACGGCAACAGTCAGCTCGCGATCGACGGCAGGACCAAGCCGTTCGCCGCGTCGCGCGAGTCGGAAGTGTCGCTGCGCTTCGACGAGCTCGACGTGCCCAAGCTGGTGTCCTACCTGCCGTCGAAGCTGCCGGTGATCGTCCAGTCGGGCAAGCTGTCCACCGACCTGAAGCTGAACTTCGAGATGTCGAACGACACGCCGTCGCTGCGCGTTGCCGGCACCGTCGATCTGAACGACGTCGACGTGCGCGATCAGAGCAAGGCGCCGTTTTTCGCGGCGCGCGCGGTGCATGTGGCGGCGGCATCGCTCGAGCCGTTGAAGAGCGTCTATCACTTCGACGATATCCGCATCGACGCGCCGGGCGCGAGTCTCGCGCGCGACAAGGACGGCGTATTGAGCGTCGAGCATATGTTCGCGTCCGCGCCGCAAACAACGGCGGCAAAGGAAACGACTGACGCGAATGCCAACGCCAAAACCGCCGCCGCAAAAGCGGCCCCGCCGTTCGACCTCGCGATCAAACGTTTCACCATCGACGACGGCACGGTGAACGTGCGCGACGAAGCCGCGTCGCGTCCAGTCGAAACCGGTCTGCAAAACCTCGCGGTCACGCTGACCGATTTCTCGACGCTCGCGCCGACGCCCGCGCACTACACGCTGAAGACGAACCTGAAGGACGGCGCGGGTTCGCTCGCCGCCGACGGCACGGTCGGCCTCGCGGCGAAGACGGCGAGCGCGAAGCTCGATCTGAAGTCGCTGAAGTTGCCGCCGTTGCAGCCGTATCTCGACACCGCGACGTCCGCGCAGGCGCTCGACGGCGCACTGTCCGCGACGGCGAATATCAACGCGAACTGGTCCAAGTCGCCGATGGCGCTGACGGTCGCGGACACGCAGCTGGACATGCAGACGGTGAAGCTCGCGGCGCGCGGCGACAAGACGCCGGCCATCGCGCTCGCGCAGGGCAGCGTGGTGGTCAAGCAGGTCGACGTCGCGGCGCGCACGGCCGACGTAACGAGCGTCGACGTAACCGGACTCTCGGTCGACGCGCAGCGCCTGAAAGACGGCAGCATCAATCTGAGCACGCTCGCGGGGGCGCATCAACAGGCGACGGAGCGAACGGCGATACACGCGGCGAAAAAAGCGCAGGCCGAAGGCCCCGCATGGCGCTACAAGATCGGCGAATTGACGCTCAAAGACGCGAGCGCCGATTTCACCGACAACACCACGCCGCGGCCGGTCAAGCTGAGCTTTTCGCCGGTGCAGCTCAAGGTGCGGCAGATCAGTGACGACCTGAGCCGCCCGCTGCCGGTCGACCTGCAAGCGACATTGAACAAAAAGGGCACGCTCGCCGTGAAGGGCGACGTGACCGCGACGCCGCTGAAGCTGGCCGTCAAGCTCAACGCAAACCAGCTCGACGCGGCCGCGTTCGAGCCGTACTTCGGCAGCAACCTGAACGCGACGCTCGCGAGCGCGCTGCTGAACGCGAACGGCGATCTTGCGGTCACCCAGGCAAAGTCGCTGAAAGCGAACTTTCGCGGCGACATGGCGCTCGTCGCCGTGCGCATGCTCGACAAGGTGACGTCGGCCCCGTTCGCGGGCTGGGGCTCGCTCGCGCTGTCGAACCTGAAGGCCGACTACGACGAGCACGGCACCGTGGTCGACGCGGGCCGCGCGACGTTCTCGAAGTTCTATGGACGCGTGCTGCTCGACGCGCAAGGCAAGCTGAACCTGAACGATGTGGTCGCGCACGAGGGCGGCACGCCACCGATTCCGCTGACCCCGCCGGCGGTCTCGGAAGCGGTCGCGGCGTCCGCGCCGGTCGCGGCATCGGCTCCAACGCCGCGGACGGCAGCCGCGGCGCCCGTGGCCACCGTCACGGCCGCGAAGCCGCCGCAAAGCCCGGTCAAGCTGCACTTCGGGCAGCTAGTGTTGCAACAGGGCCGCGTCACCTACACCGACAACTTCGTCAAGCCGAACTACACGGCGAACCTCGTCGGCATTCAGGGCACCATCGGCGCGTTCGGTACGGAATCGATCACACCCGCGCCGGTCGACGTCGCCGCGAAGCTCGCGGCCAACGGTCCGCTGACGATCCGCGGCACCGTCAACCCGCTGATCGCGAAACCGGCGCTCGATCTGACCGCGACCGCGCACGACATCGAGCTGACCAACCTGACGCCGTATTCGGCGAAATACGCCGGCTATCCGATCACGAAGGGCAAGCTCAACGTCGATCTGCATTACAAGCTCGAGAACGACCAGCTCAATGCGAACAACCACCTGTTCATCGATCAGCTGACGTTCGGCGATCATATCGACAACGACACCGCGACCAAGCTGCCGGTGCGTTTCGCGATCTCGCTGCTGAAGAACTCGCGTGGCGAGATCGACGTGAACCTGCCGGTCTCGGGCTCGCTGTCGAACCCGGAGTTCAGCATCGGTGGGCTGATATGGCATGCGGTGCTCAATCTGCTCGAAAAGGCGGTGACCGCGCCGTTCTCGCTGATCGCGCACGCGGTCGGCGGCAACGGCGAGGAACTCGGCTACGTCGAGTTCGAGGCAGGCTCGGCGACGCTCACCGACGCCGACAAGCAGAAGCTCGACACGATCGTGAAGGCGCTCGCCGACAAGCCGTCGATTCGCATGGACCTGATCGGACGCGTCGATCCAAAGGTCGATGAGCCGGCGCTGCGCACGCGGTACGTCGATCAGATGGTCAAGCGTCAGAAGATCAAGGACGCGGTGGGCAACGGCCAGAGCGTCGATCTGTCGACGGTCACGGTCGATCAGCAGGAGTACGACAAATATCTGGCGAAGGCCTACAAATCGACCGACTTCAAGAAGCCGCGCAACTTCATCGGCATCACGAAGACGCTGCCCGACGACGACATGAAGACCGCGCTCGCGGCCCACGCACCGGTCGACGACGCGAGCCTGAGGCAACTCGCGCAGCAACGCGCGCAGAGCGTGCAGCAGTACCTGCAAGGCAAGATCGACAGCAGCCGCGTGTTTATCGTCGCGCCGAAGATGAATGCCGACGACATCAAAGACAAGGGTGCGACGACGCGGGTCGATTTCGGGTTGAAGTGA